The Shewanella sp. KX20019 genome window below encodes:
- a CDS encoding metal ABC transporter solute-binding protein, Zn/Mn family — protein sequence MRINSKHFLTRGLKVLTLALALGTANNAIAGLNIFACEPEYAALAKELAPDARIYSATTAMQDPHQVQARPSLIAKMRQADLAICAGADLEIGWLPMLQMKSANAKVRSTDQGLFFAAEQIDTLDQMRSVDRSMGDVHAKGNPHLHFDPNRLLGVAEALTQKLTQIDPGSAAQYQANLVSFSQRWNDAIPHWEEKAKPLKGKKIIAYHSSFKYLFNWLGLEQVADLEPKPGIPPSSSHLASLLTRAKQGDIMAIIIASYQSERGADWLGERAELPVIVLPMSVGGNEQSVDLFSLYDSAIELLLAAK from the coding sequence GTGCGCATCAATTCTAAGCATTTTTTAACGAGAGGACTAAAAGTCCTCACTCTAGCGTTGGCATTAGGGACTGCAAACAATGCTATCGCTGGGCTGAATATTTTTGCCTGCGAACCTGAGTATGCAGCGCTGGCGAAAGAGCTGGCGCCTGATGCGCGGATCTATTCTGCCACCACGGCGATGCAAGACCCTCATCAAGTGCAAGCTAGGCCGAGCTTGATTGCTAAAATGCGTCAAGCTGATCTGGCAATTTGTGCCGGGGCTGATCTTGAGATTGGCTGGCTGCCCATGCTGCAGATGAAGTCGGCAAACGCTAAAGTGCGTTCAACCGATCAAGGGCTGTTCTTTGCGGCTGAGCAAATAGACACCTTAGATCAAATGAGATCAGTTGATCGCTCGATGGGTGATGTTCACGCAAAGGGTAATCCACACCTGCATTTTGACCCGAACCGCTTGCTGGGGGTTGCCGAGGCGTTGACACAAAAGTTAACCCAGATCGATCCCGGTTCTGCGGCGCAATACCAGGCTAACTTGGTCAGCTTTAGTCAACGTTGGAATGATGCGATCCCTCACTGGGAAGAGAAGGCAAAGCCACTGAAGGGTAAAAAGATTATTGCTTACCATTCAAGCTTTAAATATCTGTTTAACTGGTTAGGGTTAGAGCAGGTTGCCGATCTCGAACCAAAGCCTGGGATCCCACCGAGTAGCTCACATCTAGCAAGTTTACTCACCCGGGCTAAACAGGGCGATATTATGGCGATTATTATTGCGTCATATCAAAGTGAACGCGGGGCAGATTGGCTCGGTGAACGTGCTGAACTACCGGTGATTGTACTGCCGATGTCAGTTGGTGGTAACGAGCAAAGTGTTGATCTATTTAGCTTGTATGATAGCGCGATAGAGCTATTACTCGCTGCTAAGTAG
- a CDS encoding ABC-type zinc uptake system zinc chaperone, protein MSSVKQKLVIGLIAVFLCLSFAASAHDLSHLDDGAQNHCTLCYHQHHVNKLLPSFEFNIALERQCVESQEYIPATFNSPHVSFFNSRAPPVTV, encoded by the coding sequence CTGAGTAGCGTGAAGCAGAAACTGGTAATAGGGCTTATTGCCGTATTCCTGTGCCTGTCATTTGCAGCGTCCGCTCATGATCTGAGTCACTTGGATGATGGCGCTCAAAACCATTGTACTCTGTGTTATCACCAACACCACGTCAACAAACTGTTGCCTAGCTTTGAGTTTAATATTGCGCTAGAACGCCAGTGTGTTGAGAGCCAAGAGTATATCCCTGCAACATTTAACTCGCCTCATGTGAGTTTTTTCAATAGCCGCGCTCCCCCCGTCACAGTCTAA
- a CDS encoding AcrZ family multidrug efflux pump-associated protein has protein sequence MLELLRSNLKFIIMTSLFFAVILGGIYYVEAALEAQVQVVD, from the coding sequence ATGCTTGAACTTCTTCGCTCAAACTTAAAATTCATTATCATGACATCACTATTTTTTGCTGTAATACTAGGCGGAATTTACTATGTAGAGGCTGCACTTGAAGCACAAGTACAAGTGGTCGACTAA
- a CDS encoding mechanosensitive ion channel family protein: MQRLLTQLLFISLCLFSSIISANDEPLTIELNKLQGAIDSDVKVLTDTKGEIKSFLEYRISRNASLLQEKLKQHIEETPEKLDLLKPYIVKQLAFTNQVEDYFKTQRETLMGQVGTDNDRKIMLQLLQIQREQDKLYVAEKQLLTWAAMTGVDVEVENQRFVEVLIDRADDLDSFVHYNQSRLAQAVADVTVAGKDASSEQTAVVVELKERLEQSSTSLSTAIELLDELGQDTATYKQTLFSISGDITQDVLNFEVASSLLSEWMSIAKTQALENGASVVFKLIIFSLILFLSSLVGKIAKRIVQKTVSNSKLKFSYLLQDFFISMVGKVVFALGLLIGLSQLGFELAPLLAGFGIAGVIIGFALQDTLSNFASGMMILIYRPFDVDDLINAAGVTGRVSHMSLVSTTIKTLDNQRLIVPNNKIWGDTINNITVEHQRRVDLTFGIGYGDNIEHAEKVLTEIIMAHPKVLQDPAPMVKLHVLGESSVDFIVRPWVEPIDYWDVYWDITREVKMRFDAEGISIPFPQRDVHIYQTT, translated from the coding sequence ATGCAAAGATTGCTAACCCAGCTGCTCTTTATCAGTTTATGCCTATTCTCCTCCATCATATCGGCAAATGATGAGCCACTTACGATTGAACTCAACAAGCTACAAGGCGCCATTGATAGCGATGTTAAAGTACTCACAGACACCAAGGGCGAAATAAAATCATTCCTGGAATATCGCATCAGTCGCAATGCAAGCTTGTTACAGGAAAAGCTGAAGCAACATATTGAAGAGACTCCGGAAAAACTTGATTTATTAAAGCCATATATCGTCAAGCAACTCGCCTTTACCAACCAAGTTGAAGACTACTTTAAGACCCAAAGAGAAACCTTAATGGGTCAAGTTGGCACTGATAATGACCGCAAGATCATGCTGCAATTGCTGCAGATCCAACGCGAGCAGGACAAGCTCTACGTTGCTGAGAAGCAGCTGCTCACTTGGGCTGCAATGACTGGTGTAGATGTTGAAGTTGAGAATCAGCGGTTTGTTGAAGTACTCATCGACAGAGCAGATGATCTCGATAGCTTTGTTCACTACAACCAGTCGCGATTAGCACAAGCTGTAGCCGATGTTACCGTAGCAGGTAAGGACGCTAGTAGTGAACAAACAGCTGTCGTTGTCGAATTGAAAGAGCGCCTTGAGCAAAGCTCTACCAGCCTGTCGACTGCCATCGAGCTATTGGATGAGCTGGGCCAAGATACTGCCACCTATAAACAGACCTTATTCAGTATCTCAGGCGACATTACTCAAGATGTACTGAACTTTGAAGTTGCTAGCAGCCTGCTAAGTGAATGGATGTCTATCGCCAAGACTCAAGCCTTAGAGAATGGCGCAAGCGTGGTTTTTAAACTGATCATTTTTAGCTTAATTTTGTTTCTATCAAGCTTGGTCGGAAAAATTGCTAAGCGTATAGTACAAAAAACAGTGAGTAACTCTAAGCTTAAATTTAGTTACCTACTGCAAGACTTTTTTATCTCTATGGTGGGAAAAGTCGTCTTTGCATTAGGTTTGTTGATAGGTTTGTCACAGCTCGGATTTGAGCTAGCACCACTACTGGCAGGTTTTGGTATCGCGGGTGTCATTATTGGTTTCGCACTGCAAGATACACTGTCTAACTTCGCCTCAGGCATGATGATTTTGATCTATCGTCCTTTTGATGTCGATGACCTCATTAACGCTGCAGGCGTTACTGGACGAGTCAGTCATATGAGCCTGGTTTCAACCACAATTAAGACCTTAGATAACCAAAGACTTATCGTCCCGAATAATAAAATCTGGGGCGACACCATTAACAACATCACTGTTGAGCATCAGCGCCGTGTCGATTTAACCTTTGGTATTGGTTATGGCGATAATATTGAACATGCCGAAAAAGTCTTAACCGAAATTATTATGGCACACCCTAAAGTGTTACAAGACCCTGCACCTATGGTAAAGCTGCATGTTTTAGGCGAGTCATCAGTAGACTTTATTGTTCGCCCATGGGTTGAGCCTATCGATTATTGGGATGTTTACTGGGATATCACTCGCGAAGTTAAAATGCGCTTTGACGCAGAAGGGATTAGCATTCCGTTCCCACAACGCGATGTGCATATCTACCAAACGACATAG
- a CDS encoding formate--tetrahydrofolate ligase — protein sequence MLSDIKISREHACKPISDIATKLGIIDSELSLYGANKAKVSLNVARRLADKPDAKLVIVTAVTPTPFGEGKTVTTVGLTQAMNAIGVNACGCIRQPSMGPVFGTKGGAAGGGYAQVVPMEELNLHLTGDIHAVSSAHNLAAAAIDARLFHETRLGADAFTQESGLTALNIDVENILWRRVVDHNERSLRLIEVGLGAVNGPVHSSGFDITAASELMAILALSKDLKDLRQRVGRLVLALDLDSNPITAEDIGVAGAMTVIMSDAIKPTLMQTLSGDPCFIHAGPFANIAHGNSSIIADQLAAKLADVVVTEAGFGSDMGFEKFSNIKVRESGYKPSAAVVVVTLRALKANSGIESDIAIDQADMARLQAGFANLEWHINNVHQYGAPVVVAINRFPTDTVEELDWLQAQVAQTNAFGCEISDAFAGGAEGAIELAKVVYAASQIESEFKCLYKTEDSLEAKLMTLAEVGYGAASVAMSEKAKQQLIWLGKHGYSNLAVCIAKTPMSISHDASLKGVPTGFELPINELRLNAGAGFITALVGKVMTMPGLGIRPGYLNIDIDSNDDIVGLA from the coding sequence ATGCTGTCAGATATAAAAATTTCCCGTGAGCATGCCTGCAAACCTATTTCCGACATTGCCACTAAGCTCGGAATTATTGATTCCGAGCTGTCTCTTTATGGCGCCAATAAGGCTAAAGTTAGCCTCAACGTTGCCCGGCGATTGGCGGATAAACCTGATGCCAAACTGGTCATAGTTACCGCGGTAACGCCGACCCCTTTCGGCGAAGGAAAAACAGTCACAACCGTTGGTTTAACTCAGGCGATGAATGCCATAGGAGTAAACGCCTGCGGCTGTATTCGTCAGCCAAGCATGGGGCCTGTCTTTGGGACTAAGGGCGGCGCAGCAGGAGGCGGATACGCACAAGTGGTACCGATGGAGGAGCTAAATTTACACCTTACCGGCGATATACACGCGGTTAGCAGTGCACATAACCTTGCTGCTGCGGCTATTGATGCTCGCCTGTTCCATGAGACAAGGCTAGGGGCTGACGCTTTTACCCAAGAATCGGGTTTAACAGCTCTCAATATCGATGTCGAAAATATTCTCTGGCGCAGAGTCGTTGATCATAATGAGCGTAGTCTAAGGCTGATTGAAGTGGGTCTTGGCGCGGTCAATGGCCCGGTACATAGCTCTGGATTCGATATTACTGCGGCATCTGAGTTGATGGCGATTCTGGCATTGAGTAAAGATCTTAAAGATCTAAGGCAAAGAGTTGGACGACTAGTGCTGGCACTCGACCTAGACTCAAACCCCATTACCGCAGAGGATATTGGTGTCGCTGGCGCAATGACGGTTATCATGAGTGACGCCATCAAGCCAACATTGATGCAGACACTCTCTGGCGATCCTTGTTTTATTCACGCGGGCCCATTTGCCAATATTGCCCATGGTAACTCCTCGATTATTGCCGATCAATTGGCTGCAAAGCTGGCTGATGTGGTGGTCACAGAGGCAGGCTTTGGCTCCGATATGGGCTTTGAGAAGTTCAGCAATATAAAAGTAAGAGAGTCGGGTTATAAACCATCTGCTGCGGTTGTCGTAGTCACGCTAAGAGCGCTTAAGGCAAATAGTGGCATTGAGTCGGATATCGCTATCGACCAAGCCGACATGGCCCGTCTACAAGCGGGTTTTGCCAATTTGGAGTGGCATATTAATAATGTGCATCAATACGGTGCCCCGGTGGTTGTTGCTATCAACCGTTTTCCAACTGATACGGTTGAAGAGCTTGATTGGCTGCAAGCGCAAGTTGCACAGACCAATGCATTTGGTTGTGAAATTAGCGATGCTTTTGCTGGCGGAGCTGAAGGTGCGATCGAGCTGGCCAAGGTGGTTTACGCTGCTAGCCAAATAGAATCTGAGTTTAAATGCTTATACAAAACTGAAGATAGCTTAGAAGCGAAACTGATGACGCTAGCGGAAGTTGGATATGGCGCGGCGAGTGTTGCTATGTCGGAGAAGGCCAAACAGCAACTGATCTGGCTGGGTAAGCATGGCTATAGCAATTTAGCTGTTTGTATCGCTAAAACACCGATGTCTATTAGCCATGATGCCAGCTTAAAAGGGGTTCCTACTGGTTTTGAACTGCCTATCAATGAATTAAGGCTTAATGCGGGGGCGGGCTTTATCACTGCGTTAGTGGGTAAGGTGATGACGATGCCGGGCTTGGGAATTCGCCCTGGTTACTTAAATATCGACATCGATAGCAATGATGACATTGTCGGTTTGGCTTAG